CCGAGCCGCGCTGGTCCGATTGGCATGCGCGTGGCGGGCATTCTTTGGTCTGCGCGCTGTTTGCCGCACTGACGGATGCGCCCGCCGTGACCCAACGCGCTGGCCCGTGGCCATGTCGCCCTATCCCCCGTCGAGCGCGGCGATGGCCCGTGTGGTGTTTGGGGTCCCCTGTGGTCGAGAGCGAGGAACGGAGGTTTTGCGGATAAGGGCTGGCGGCTGTCTGAGCGAAGCGAGTTCCGCCAGACCCCGCAAAACCGAGTACCGCAGCGTGTCCGAAGGACCTCGCCCACCGGGGTCGCCTTTCTTTGGTTACTTTCTTTGGCGAAGCAAAGAAAGTGACTCGCCCGCCGGGGCGAAATCCCGGCCTCAGCCCTCCGCAGGAGACACAGCCCACGCAGTGGCAGAGCAAAAGCAGGAGACACAGCCCAATCCTCTATCCGTGAGCCCCGACCCGCGAAACGGAGCCGACTCAGGCGGCCATGTCGTCTGCCCAGGCAAGGGCGTTGAGGTGCGCCCAGTTCACCTGGTGGTTCGACAGCTTGAGGGCGATGGCGGTTTCGGCGAAGACCTTGTCGTCCTCGCTTTCGCAGGCTTCGGTCAGCGTGAGCAGTGGCGCGAGCGGGCCGCGCCGGTGCAGCAGCGCGTCGGTGACCGATTGCGGTAGCGACAGGCTCTCCAGCGCCTTGGCGATCGGCATGCCGAGCATGGCGTCGAGCAGCGAGAAGACGCCGACCACGAAGGCGTTGTCGCATTCCTCCGGCGGCATGATCTCGGCGGCCAGCAGTTCCATCAGCCGACCGCGCACGACGGCGGTGGTGCCCAGGGCGGGCGCGCTGCCGTCCTGCGGCGTGGTCATGAGCATCGCCGCCCAGCGGAAGAGCTTGTTCAGCCCCAGGATCATGACCGCATGGCGGAACGAGGTGACCTCGGTGCTCAGGCCGAAACCGGCCGAGTTGATGAAGCGCAGCAGGTTGAACGACAGCGTGGGGTCGCGCTTGAGCAGTTCCTCGATCTCGATCGGGTCGGCCTGCTTGCGCACCAGGTTGATCAGCTGCAGCACGATGGCCTGCGACGGCCGCACGCCCTTGGCTTCG
The nucleotide sequence above comes from Xylophilus sp. GOD-11R. Encoded proteins:
- a CDS encoding EAL and HDOD domain-containing protein — encoded protein: MPSTELPVPTAPTSEAGLIGREAIVDRDRAVMGYELFDRTPGPQAASGIALLLNLLSAPDAEGLLGRHTIFIRCEHESLSNGDVELVPPERVVLMIPSLQDESPAAVTAMRALLAAQKERGFRLAFDQGVLRKAFLDWLPLASYVRLDLAHFAPQIGQSLVRLVLSNTKAQVIAQNVHTAEQQAQFAGYGISLFQGHWFARPTALEAKGVRPSQAIVLQLINLVRKQADPIEIEELLKRDPTLSFNLLRFINSAGFGLSTEVTSFRHAVMILGLNKLFRWAAMLMTTPQDGSAPALGTTAVVRGRLMELLAAEIMPPEECDNAFVVGVFSLLDAMLGMPIAKALESLSLPQSVTDALLHRRGPLAPLLTLTEACESEDDKVFAETAIALKLSNHQVNWAHLNALAWADDMAA